From the genome of Phytohabitans rumicis, one region includes:
- a CDS encoding leucyl aminopeptidase, with protein sequence MTALTVGTTPAASLPADCVVIGVAKGPAGPVLAPGAAEALGGPFATLLRTLGVTGAEGEAVKLPAPAGMKAGLVLAVGLGDAADGDAYGAEVLRRAAGVATRALAGAATVALALPVGSAEAVGAVALGGLLGAYAFTAYRTVDHPAAPVRELVILVNRDGQTHAEAAVRRAGVLAQEVNRARDLINTPANDLHPESFAAAVLTTGREYGLAVDVLDEEALAAGAYGGILGVGQGSARPPRLVRIAHTHPEANASLALVGKGITYDSGGISLKPVGANEIMKRDMSGAAAVFAAVLAAARLRLRVNVTGWLALAENMPSGSAVRPGDVLRMYGGRTVEVLNTDAEGRLVLADALVRAGQERPDAIVDVATLTAAMRYGLGNHLFGVMANDDAFRDRVLAAADRAGERAWPMPLPAELRGSLNSRVADIANYGERMGGGLVAGLFLREFVPAGTPWAHLDIAGPAFHEGEPHGYTPNGGTGCAVRTLVGLAEDTAIGAHDVS encoded by the coding sequence GTGACCGCCCTGACGGTAGGCACGACCCCCGCCGCGTCCCTGCCCGCGGACTGCGTCGTGATCGGTGTCGCCAAGGGCCCCGCCGGGCCGGTGCTGGCGCCCGGCGCGGCCGAGGCACTCGGCGGTCCGTTCGCCACACTCCTGCGCACCCTTGGCGTGACCGGTGCCGAGGGCGAAGCGGTCAAGCTCCCCGCGCCCGCCGGCATGAAGGCCGGGCTGGTCCTCGCGGTCGGCCTCGGCGACGCCGCCGACGGCGACGCGTACGGCGCCGAGGTGTTGCGCCGGGCCGCCGGTGTGGCCACCCGGGCGCTGGCCGGCGCCGCGACGGTCGCCCTGGCGCTGCCGGTCGGGTCCGCCGAGGCCGTGGGGGCGGTGGCCCTGGGTGGCCTCCTCGGCGCGTACGCCTTCACCGCCTACCGCACCGTCGACCACCCCGCGGCCCCCGTCCGCGAGCTGGTGATCCTCGTGAACCGCGACGGCCAGACACACGCGGAGGCCGCCGTACGCCGCGCGGGCGTGCTCGCCCAGGAGGTGAACCGCGCCCGCGACCTGATCAACACACCGGCCAACGACCTGCACCCGGAGAGCTTCGCCGCTGCTGTGTTGACCACCGGCCGGGAGTACGGGCTGGCGGTCGACGTACTCGACGAGGAGGCGCTCGCGGCGGGCGCTTACGGCGGCATCCTCGGCGTCGGGCAGGGCTCGGCCCGACCACCCCGGCTGGTACGGATCGCCCACACCCACCCCGAGGCGAACGCGAGCCTCGCCCTCGTCGGCAAGGGCATCACGTACGACTCGGGCGGCATCTCGCTGAAACCGGTCGGCGCCAACGAGATCATGAAGCGCGACATGTCCGGCGCCGCGGCGGTGTTCGCCGCGGTACTGGCCGCCGCCCGGCTCCGCCTGCGGGTCAACGTCACCGGCTGGCTCGCGCTGGCCGAGAACATGCCGTCCGGCTCCGCCGTCCGCCCCGGCGACGTGCTGCGGATGTACGGCGGCCGGACCGTGGAGGTGCTCAACACCGACGCCGAGGGGCGCCTGGTGCTCGCCGACGCGCTGGTCCGTGCCGGGCAGGAGCGGCCCGACGCGATCGTGGACGTGGCCACCCTGACCGCGGCCATGCGGTACGGCCTGGGCAACCACCTCTTCGGGGTGATGGCCAACGACGACGCCTTCCGGGACCGGGTCCTGGCCGCCGCCGACCGGGCCGGCGAGCGGGCCTGGCCGATGCCGCTGCCGGCCGAACTGCGCGGCAGCCTGAACTCCCGGGTGGCCGACATCGCCAACTACGGCGAGCGGATGGGCGGCGGCCTGGTAGCCGGCCTGTTCCTGCGGGAGTTCGTACCGGCCGGCACGCCCTGGGCGCACCTGGACATCGCCGGACCCGCCTTCCACGAGGGCGAACCGCACGGCTACACCCCCAACGGCGGCACCGGGTGCGCGGTCCGGACCCTGGTAGGACTTGCCGAGGACACCGCGATCGGAGCCCATGATGTTTCTTGA